In Fundulus heteroclitus isolate FHET01 unplaced genomic scaffold, MU-UCD_Fhet_4.1 scaffold_478, whole genome shotgun sequence, a single genomic region encodes these proteins:
- the LOC118560751 gene encoding tubulin-specific chaperone cofactor E-like protein yields MDSSDEDEERTFVRVLSEKYNPENFPYGQGVVVLPSPPGSPVKDRLFLPNILVLNDCGISKAGDRSDIEAFCAHVLELDLAYNQLNDWGEISTIVSSIPRLDFLNLSMNPLSGVQLQPREADLFSRVRRLVLINTRVSWDTVHTLTQHTPELKELFLCLNGYDSVSESQACCPSLSLLQITGNQLQDWAEVRKFGLLYPGLSTLVLANNSVDSVGDTKETLESLFPNLRSINLNNSGLGKWEDIERLNFFPKLEDIKAQGIPLLQSYSTQERRSLLLAQLPSVMVLNGSMVSVGEREDAERFFIRYYQDFPELERPQRYHILVSKYGHLAPLAEVDLRPRRTVVDVRWGDRVEPVPLRLKQTVGDLKKQLKALLQLPSSGIRLLHIDKELSSVLGPEELKCGFRALHSYSIQDGDEILVVPKVKNRCSSSDF; encoded by the exons ATGGATTCCTCCGATGAAGACGAGGAGCGCACCTTCGTCCGGGTTCTCAGTGAGAAATACAACCCAGAGAACTTCCCCTATGGCCAGGGTGTGGTGGTTCTGCCCAGCCCTCCAGGATCCCCCGTTAAAG ACCGCCTGTTCTTGCCCAACATCCTGGTTCTGAATGACTGCGGCATCAGCAAAGCTGGCGACAGATCCGACATCGAAGCTTTCTGTGCTCATGTGCTGGAGCTGGACCTGGCCTACAATCAGCTCAACGACTGGGGAGAG ATCAGCACCATCGTCTCCAGCATCCCTCGCCTGGACTTCCTCAACCTGAGCATGAACCCCCTGAGCGGCGTGCAGCTGCAGCCCCGCGAGGCCGACCTCTTCTCCAGGGTGCGCCGGCTGGTCCTCATCAACACGCGGGTCAGCTGGGACACCGTGCACACGCTGACGCAGCACACCCCAGA GCTCAAGGAGCTCTTCCTCTGCCTGAACGGCTACGACTCGGTGTCAGAGTCCCAGGCCTGCTGCCCGTCGCTCAGCCTGCTGCAGATCACGGGCAACCAGCTGCAGGACTGGGCCGAAGTCAGGAAGTTCGGGCTGCTGTACCCCGGCCTGAGCACGCTGGTCCTGGCCAACAACAGCGTCGACTCTGTGGGCGACACCAAGGAGACGCTGGAGAGCCTCTTCCCCAACCTGCGCAGCATCAACCTCAACAACTCAG GTCTCGGTAAGTGGGAGGACATCGAGAGGCTGAACTTCTTTCCTAAGCTGGAGGACATCAAAGCTCAGGGAATCCCCTTGTTACAGTCGTACAGCACCCAGGAGAGACGCAGCCTGCTGCTGGCACA gctgcCGTCTGTGATGGTTTTAAACGGGAGCATGGTGTCCGTCGGGGAGAGAGAAGACGCAGAGAGGTTCTTCATCAGATACTACCAGGACTTTCCTGAGCTGGAGCGTCCTCAGAG GTACCACATCCTCGTGTCCAAATATGGTCACTTAGCTCCGCTGGCTGAGGTGGACCTGAGGCCCCGCCGCACGGTGGTGGACGTGCGCTGGGGGGACCGGGTGGAGCCGGTCCCCCTGCGCCTGAAGCAGACGGTGGGCGACCTGAAGAAGCAGCTTAAGGCGCTGCTGCAGCTGCCCTCCAGCGGCATCAGGCTCCTCCACATCGACAAAGAGCTGAGTTCGGTGCTCGGACCCGAGGAGCTGAAGTGCGGCTTCCGGGCCCTTCACTCCTACAGCATCCAGGACGGGGACGAGATCCTGGTGGTGCCCAAAGTGAAAAACCGCTGCAGCTCCTCAGATTTCTGA